GCGGCATTCGTGGCGCACCTTTACCAACACTTATAGTCATCGGCTGAACTATGAGCACATAGACGACACCCACAAAGCAAACCTTCGTGGCCATTACAGCATCGCTCCGCTTCCTGCCTCATGGTTTTTTCCCATGCCAGTACCATTCAAGAAGCAGCCATCGGATAGACATGCGTCAATGTCCGCTCCGTCCCGCAGAGCTGCCATCCATGCGCGGCGCAGCGAGCGTCTGCTTTAGGAAGTTCGGCGTTCCAAAAACGACCCTTCTTGGAAGGATTCAACTCGAGAGTTATTTTGGGTTGAATGCGGCCAATGGCCATTTAATCCCGAGGAGCCGCCATCGCGTTTCCCGCTAAGTTCAGTTTTCACTCTGCGTTGCAGCTATCGTTTTACGCCGGAAAATCTCACATCGTTGAATATTCTTGAACCACTATTGCAATGCGTTGAGATGGGTTTTCAGTTTTCGCGATCCGTCAGCGATCTATCGACAGCTCAATCACGGAACACCTGCCCCCTTGCGTCGATAATTTCGAGCGCGAACTTAGTCTCCATCCAAGCACTTTTTTCGATGCAAGAAACAACTCCGAAACGCGTTTGGGCCAGTTGCATCACCATTCGCCGTACGTTACAAAGTGATACATCAAACTGCGGCATCATCCACGGCTACGTCGCGATCATATATATAATTTTCAACGACTTACAGTTTAATTGTAGATGGCTCCGTTCCCTACCGCCGGAGCCAAATCTTCCCTACACATCAATGAGCTACGTAACTTCGTTCGTTTGAATGCAGCGTAATTTCCGTTCCAGGAAGCACTAGCTGGTTGGTATTTTCATGATGGTTTGGGCGTTCACACGGCATTACTGCGCTTGTGCGCAAGGAGTGTCTAAACCCCGACGACTGTTACGAAACCCTCTTCAAGGCTAAGCCCCTCGCCCATTTTGCAAGTTGTTCTCGCGTGCCCGAGGTTCAATCCGACCGCGCGATAAGTAGCCACACCGAATTGAACTATTGATATGTCGCGAACGGTAAGTGACAGCAATGTTCTCTACATAATTGCGGCAGGTAGCCACGTAGACAAAAATGGAAAGAAAAGAACCAATAGGGCCGCAACCAAGATCAACAGAAAGTACGGGAATGACCCCTTGAAGATTTTACCTAGGGTGGCGGTTTCGTCTGGGACAGATCCCCGCACGGTGTAAACCAACAATCCGAACGGCGGTGACAACAACCCTGCCTCGATCACCAAGATGCCGAATATCGCGAAAGCCAACGGATCAACGCCCAGAATAACGCCCATCGGCGCGAAAATCGGAACCGTTAGAAGGATGATCGAAACGCTGTCGATCAACATCCCAAGCACCAGCCAGACCAACATCATCAATGCGATAATGGCCCATGGCTCAAGTCCTGCACCCAAGAACAGCCCTTGGATGAAATTCACAGCACCGCCAATTGCAAGCAGCCGTGAATACATCGACGCCGTGATCAGCAAAAACATGATCGGCGCGGTCGTGCGGCCAGCCTGAATGATCGCTTCAACAAAGTCCTTGAAGCTCATTCGCTTGATGATGCCAATAAGCAGCGCCCCAATCGCTCCAAATCCAGCGGCCTCGGTTGGGGTGAAAAACCCTGTCCAGATGCCGCCGATCACAAGAACGATCAGACCAATGATGCCAAAGCCACCGATCAATTCGGAACGGGATTCCGCGGGTGTCATTTCGACCAATTCACCGGAGAACGCCGGCGCGATCTCCGGCTGTCGGATCGCTGCAATCATAACATAGGCAATGAACAAAAGAGCCAATAGTATCCCCGGAATGACGCCCGCGATGAACAACGCGCCAACCGACATTTCCATCAATATCGCCCAAACGATCAGCAAAACAGACGGTGGAATCAACATTCCAAGACATGCAGACCCTGCCACAGCACCAAGTGCAAAGGTTTGCTTATAGCCAATTCGCATCATCTCGGGATAGGCGATACGCGAAAATGCCGCCGCCGAAGCGATGGAAACGCCCGTCACAGCTGCGAAGACGGTATTTCCCCCGATAGTCGCAATCGCCAAACGTCCCGGCAAACGTTTCAGGCCACGATCGCAAATCCGATACAGATCTGACGCCGCCCCCGACCTCGATATTAGATCCCCCATCAAGACAAACAGCGGAATAACGGCAAAAACATCTTTTCGGACCGCTTCATATGCGGTGTTGCCAAGGACCGAAACGGCGGCTTCAAATGATCCAAGTATCAAGAAAACGCCGAGCCCAGAGCAAAGCGCCAAGGCCACGCCAATATGCGTACCCAAAACAATGAGGAAAACCAGAAGGCCGAGCATCAAAAGAACAATGTCACCGCCCATGAGTTATATCTCCATCTGTTTTTTGCCGGTGGTCGGGGCGGATTCTTCGGATTCCAGTTGCCCAGTCCAATCGAAATAGATCATCGAAACATAGGCAAACATCGCAAATAGCGAGACCACCAAAACCGTTCCGCGCACGGGCCAAGTTGGGACGCGCAACGCCCCCTCTCCTTCATATTCCCCGATCCGGTAGGCATCCCAAAAAGATGGCCATGTGCTCCAAACCAACCCCAAGAAAAGGATGAGCCCAAGGAGCGACCCTACGGTGCGCAACAGACGGCGACCGAGCGGTGGTAAAGCATCCGAGAAGATGGACGTCCGCAGCATCGAGCCTGAATAAATCGCAAGAGGAATTTGTAGGAAGGTAATCGACACAACCGAGTTTTGGATCAGCTCCTTGGTGCCAAGAATGGGGTTGTTCAGAAATTCACGCCCAAAAACATCCGCAAGGATCAACAATGCGAGCGCCAAAACCCAAAAAGACGAAAATATGTGAATTGCTCGCGCCAGTTTTACAGCGGCTGTCATAACCCCTCCCAAAGCAGTGACCCGATTCCAACCACGCTAACAACAACCTCCGGCTGAACAATCAACATAATCGGATGGCGCTTATCAACAAATTTGAACACCGAACAAAGGGCAACCTGGTCTAAAATCTATGGGTCTTTTGGCGGCTATCGACATGAGCCAAAGGGTTTGATTGAGATTTCTGGGAGGAAATTATGATGAAAACGATGACAACAGCGATGACACTGATAGTATCAGCAGGGATGGTCTCAGCTGATGACTTTACATTCCGTATCGGCGCCGGGCACCCAAGTGCGCCCGCTGCTTATGTCTCTGATATGGAAAACTTTTTCGTGCCTGAAGTTATTAAGCGCGCAGAAGCTGCCGGTCATACCGTGACCTTTGTACAGGCTTATGGCGGATCAATTGCCGGCGTCGCCGAGACACTCGAATCCGTCCAGAACGGCGTGCTGGATATTGGCGGATATTGCATGTGCTTTGAGCCGGCAAAACTGTTCCTGCACAACTTTCCGTACTATGCGCCGTTCGGCCCACAGGACTCCAATGACGCGATTGCAGCGGCGCGCGCGACCTACGACGCGGTCCCTTGGCTGACAGAACAATTCGAAAACGAATACAGCCAAGTCCTGTTGGGGCTTCACGGGTGGGACAATTACCACCTTGGAACGACCGAACCTTGGGACACGATTGAAGACCTTCAAGGCGTTAAAATCGCAGGCGCAGGTCCGAACTTGCCCTGGATCGAGTTCGCTGGCGGCGTGCCCGTTCAGTCTACATTCCCTGAGGGATACTTGTCGCTCTCAACTGGCGTATACGACGGTTGGCTA
This Octadecabacter temperatus DNA region includes the following protein-coding sequences:
- a CDS encoding C4-dicarboxylate TRAP transporter substrate-binding protein, whose product is MKTMTTAMTLIVSAGMVSADDFTFRIGAGHPSAPAAYVSDMENFFVPEVIKRAEAAGHTVTFVQAYGGSIAGVAETLESVQNGVLDIGGYCMCFEPAKLFLHNFPYYAPFGPQDSNDAIAAARATYDAVPWLTEQFENEYSQVLLGLHGWDNYHLGTTEPWDTIEDLQGVKIAGAGPNLPWIEFAGGVPVQSTFPEGYLSLSTGVYDGWLILPSAYFGFKYHEPSPHYKLVGFGAVGINALTMNQRKFDSLPADLQTILMEVGAAYEAQAGESLNARQAWGLNGLTEAGATITELSADTRTAWAQSLVGFPNQQAKEADGRGMPGTEVLNAYLSAISDAGIEMPVEYAID
- a CDS encoding TRAP transporter small permease, coding for MTAAVKLARAIHIFSSFWVLALALLILADVFGREFLNNPILGTKELIQNSVVSITFLQIPLAIYSGSMLRTSIFSDALPPLGRRLLRTVGSLLGLILFLGLVWSTWPSFWDAYRIGEYEGEGALRVPTWPVRGTVLVVSLFAMFAYVSMIYFDWTGQLESEESAPTTGKKQMEI
- a CDS encoding TRAP transporter large permease: MGGDIVLLMLGLLVFLIVLGTHIGVALALCSGLGVFLILGSFEAAVSVLGNTAYEAVRKDVFAVIPLFVLMGDLISRSGAASDLYRICDRGLKRLPGRLAIATIGGNTVFAAVTGVSIASAAAFSRIAYPEMMRIGYKQTFALGAVAGSACLGMLIPPSVLLIVWAILMEMSVGALFIAGVIPGILLALLFIAYVMIAAIRQPEIAPAFSGELVEMTPAESRSELIGGFGIIGLIVLVIGGIWTGFFTPTEAAGFGAIGALLIGIIKRMSFKDFVEAIIQAGRTTAPIMFLLITASMYSRLLAIGGAVNFIQGLFLGAGLEPWAIIALMMLVWLVLGMLIDSVSIILLTVPIFAPMGVILGVDPLAFAIFGILVIEAGLLSPPFGLLVYTVRGSVPDETATLGKIFKGSFPYFLLILVAALLVLFFPFLSTWLPAAIM